The genomic DNA CGGAACAGGTCTCCGGACATTTTCCGGAAACGAAGGCCCGACGGGCCTCCAGATGGCCCGCTACGTTTTTTTTCCTGTGCCGTCGCTCTACGGCCTGGGAATGCCAATCCTTCCACGGAGAGGGTCAGGAGTTCGAGTCCCTCACCGCCCGCCGGCGCTCCGGCGCCCGCCTCCGTCGACGGTGAGGGCGGGCGGCTACCGGTAGCCGCCGTTCGGCAGCCGTCCGTGATACGGCGTGTTGCGGCAATGGCCCCACGGTCCGCGCCAGTAGCCGGGCGGGCAGCCGTTCCCCGCTCGCACCTGATACCAGCCGCCGGGCAGCGGACCGACATAGGGCGTGCTGCGGCAGTGGCCCCAGGGGCCGCGCCAGGCGCCCGGCCCACATCCCCCCGCCACGAGCGTGATCGGCGCCGCGAGGCCCGGATCGGCCACGACCGGCATCGCCTGCGCGGCCGAGACCGGCAGCGCCGCCAGGGCTACGGCCGCGGCAGCTTTCGTTAAGATATTCATCATCACTCTCCGGGAAATCGGTCCGTATTGATCGCCCCGATCTTTCACAGAACTCATCAATACCCCCCGCAGATGCATTAAATATCGGCCATGAAAGAAAATGGTTCCGGAAATGCGATCAATCCGATGCATTGGCGCGGCGCTTCCGCGCCGGCATCGCCGGTCAGCGGGAGCGCCGCTGGCGACCGGCAGCCGCGTCCGGCCCCGGAAAGAGCTGCAACCGGAAATCTCAACCGGAGGTGGTTCATGATGAAGCTGAAGGCAAATGCCTGAGGCCGTGACGCTCAGTCATACCTAAGAATCGGTACTGTAAGCCTCGGAATAGACGTGGGCATCTTCGCGGAATCACTTCGAAGCGGAGAGTGCGATGCCAGTCACGATTCCGGATCGCCTGGGGCTCGGCGTCGCCGATGCCGGGAACGGCCTCTCCGCCCGCGCGGCCGAGGCACGGTCGCGGCTCGTCCGCTGGATCGTGGGTAAT from Methylobacterium oryzae includes the following:
- a CDS encoding GCG_CRPN prefix-to-repeats domain-containing protein, giving the protein MMNILTKAAAAVALAALPVSAAQAMPVVADPGLAAPITLVAGGCGPGAWRGPWGHCRSTPYVGPLPGGWYQVRAGNGCPPGYWRGPWGHCRNTPYHGRLPNGGYR